CGCGGTGCCGTGCGCCCAGCATCACGCCGGGCTCGCAGCTTCGCGGCACTCGGCCTGACAGACAGAAAGGCAAGTAAGCAAACACAATGAACGCAGTACACAAGCTCGACCGGACGACCATCGTCCTTGTCGAAGACGACCCGCATAGCCGGGCGTCACTGACTTCGCTGCTGGAAGCGGAGGGCGCGCATGTCGTGGCGGTCGAAGACGCTGAAACGGGCGTCGAAGCGGCCCTGAGCCTGCACCCCGACGCCGTGATCTGCGATCTCGACCTGCCGGCCATGGACGGCTTCTACCTGATCCAGCGTCTGCGCGACTACGAAATTCGCGGCGATCACGCACCGACCGTCGCGGTCGCGCTCACGGGCCATACCGGCGAAAGCTGGCGTTTGCGCAGCATCGGCGAAGGCTTTCAGCACTTCATGACCAAGCCGGCCCGGCCGGAGGAACTCGTGACGCTGCTGAGCGACGCAATCGACGCGCGCCAGTCGCTCTGAAGCGGCGCGCATAGCGAGGCGGGAAACGTGCGGGTGCTGAGGGGCTGAGGCGCCGCGACATGCGGCGCGGCTGGCTTATTGCCCGCGCGGAACGCCGGGCAATGACGGTTAGCTAACGGATGACGATTGCGCGGCGGCTTCGGGCGCGGCAGCGGTGCCCGGCTGCGCGGTCTTGTCGGCCTGATCCACCTGACTGTTCTGGCATTGCGCACAGAGGCCTTTGAGTTCGATGCCGTCGCCGGCGAGCCGGTAGCCCGCGGCTTCGATCTGCGCAACGAGCGCCTGGCGCAGCTTGGGCTCGTGCAATTCGGTGACGTTGCCGCACTGCTGGCACACCACGAGAATGCCGTGCTGGCACTGCGTGAGGTCGTGACAAACGGCGAACGCGTTGATCGACTCGATGCGGTGAATCAGTCCGGCCGAAAGCAGGAAGTCGAGCGCCCGGTAGACCGTGGGCGGCGCCGAACCCGGATGGATCTGGCGCATCTCGTCGAGCAGCGAATACGCCTTGGTGGCGCGTCCCGAGGCGAGCAGCAACTCCAGCACCTTGCGGCGGATCGGCGTGAGCTTCTCGCCGCGTTCACGGCAATAGGCCTCGGCCATCGCGAGCGCGGACTCGAGCGAAGCGCTTTGTGCGCCGTCGTGCGAGTGGGCGTGGCCGAGCGCGTGGTCGTGCGCCTCGCCGTGCGTGTCGCTGTGCAAGGCGGAGGCGTCCGGGGACGGTTTTGCTGTCTTCATGCTTGCGATTATACGGGGCGCGCCGCCGGCCCGCCCGCGCCGCCATGGAACGGCGGCTCAGGTGAGCGGCAGGTCGATGTACTTGCGGAAGCCCTGGCGCTGCGCAATGCGCTGATACCAGCGTTCGAGGTTCGGCAATGGCTCGCGCTCCACGCCTTCGAGCCCGAACCAGCGCCGCGCGTATGCGCCAAGCACGATGTCCGCGAGCGAGAAGCGCTCGTGTTCGAGGAAGAAGCGGCCTTGCAGATGGTGGTCGAGCAGCCGCCAGAGTGGGCTCAGCTGATCGAAATCGTCGGCGATCTTCGCGGTGTCGCGCTTTTCCGGCGGCGTGCGCACGAGCGCGAGAAACACCGGGCGCTCGGCAGGTGCAAGGGTGCCCATCGACCAGTCGAGCCAGCGCTCGATCGAGGCGCGCACCTTCGGGTCGGTCGGGTACAGCAGGCTCGAAGGACCATACTCCATCGCCAGATAGCGCAGGATCGCGTTCGACTCCCACAGCACGAAATTGCCGTCCGAGATCGTCGGGATCTTGCCGTTCGGATTCATGGCGAGATAGGAAGGCTCGTTGAGATGCCCGAACGGGCCGCCCGCGTCGATGCGCTGGAACGGCAGTACGAGTTCATCGCAACACCACAGGACTTTCTGGACATTCACCGAATTGGCGCGTCCCCAGATCGTGATCATCTGGCGCGTACTCCTTGCAAGGGGAAAAAGGGTCAAGCCTGGCGCAGGCCGCCACGATACACGATTCTCGTGCGTTTTTTTGCGCAGCCATGCATTTCGTAGAATAGGCGCTGCGCGGCGCCGGGAGTTCCGCCGCCGCGCCCGATTCGTGCGGCACCGCTCCCTCGATTTGCCGCGCGGCCGTCCCGCCTCGCCCCCCAACGTACGCCCGAGACCCGCCCATGGCCCGCATTGTCCCCGACGACTGGCAGCATCTCGAAGCCACCGGCGCCGCCGCG
The nucleotide sequence above comes from Paraburkholderia flagellata. Encoded proteins:
- a CDS encoding response regulator, encoding MNAVHKLDRTTIVLVEDDPHSRASLTSLLEAEGAHVVAVEDAETGVEAALSLHPDAVICDLDLPAMDGFYLIQRLRDYEIRGDHAPTVAVALTGHTGESWRLRSIGEGFQHFMTKPARPEELVTLLSDAIDARQSL
- a CDS encoding Fur family transcriptional regulator; protein product: MKTAKPSPDASALHSDTHGEAHDHALGHAHSHDGAQSASLESALAMAEAYCRERGEKLTPIRRKVLELLLASGRATKAYSLLDEMRQIHPGSAPPTVYRALDFLLSAGLIHRIESINAFAVCHDLTQCQHGILVVCQQCGNVTELHEPKLRQALVAQIEAAGYRLAGDGIELKGLCAQCQNSQVDQADKTAQPGTAAAPEAAAQSSSVS
- a CDS encoding glutathione S-transferase family protein — its product is MITIWGRANSVNVQKVLWCCDELVLPFQRIDAGGPFGHLNEPSYLAMNPNGKIPTISDGNFVLWESNAILRYLAMEYGPSSLLYPTDPKVRASIERWLDWSMGTLAPAERPVFLALVRTPPEKRDTAKIADDFDQLSPLWRLLDHHLQGRFFLEHERFSLADIVLGAYARRWFGLEGVEREPLPNLERWYQRIAQRQGFRKYIDLPLT